One window from the genome of Pyxidicoccus xibeiensis encodes:
- a CDS encoding PspC domain-containing protein — MDAMKRCTACTEEMRVEATRCPHCGSRAEPFHRGVEGRTLFGVCAALAQQLNVDAALVRVGFVVALAVSGGTALLVYLLLWAFTPPSVHGKAPLQRTVDWLSSIGNSDEPQVERRV, encoded by the coding sequence ATGGACGCCATGAAGCGCTGCACGGCCTGCACGGAGGAGATGAGGGTGGAGGCCACGAGGTGCCCGCACTGCGGCTCCCGCGCGGAGCCGTTCCACCGCGGCGTCGAGGGGCGGACGCTCTTCGGGGTGTGCGCGGCGCTGGCCCAGCAGCTCAACGTGGACGCGGCGCTGGTGCGCGTGGGCTTCGTGGTGGCGCTGGCGGTGTCCGGCGGGACGGCGCTGCTGGTGTACCTGCTGCTGTGGGCCTTCACGCCGCCCTCCGTCCACGGCAAGGCCCCGCTGCAGCGGACCGTGGACTGGCTCTCCAGCATCGGCAACTCGGACGAGCCCCAGGTCGAGCGGCGCGTCTGA
- a CDS encoding MOSC domain-containing protein, with translation MSTPTATGTGTIRALLLAQARGTPMRRVAEATAVEQQGLAEDRHSLRARGHKRQVLLLDEASRAALDVPVGALKENVLVEGLPLDALPPGQRLALGDEVVVELTEPCVPCWKLDALRPGLLKESWGRRGQLARVLRGGTVREGDGVRLLDVNPEAPRIIRPKLP, from the coding sequence GTGAGCACTCCCACCGCAACCGGTACCGGCACCATCCGCGCCCTCCTGCTCGCCCAGGCAAGGGGCACGCCCATGCGCCGTGTCGCGGAGGCAACGGCGGTGGAGCAGCAGGGGCTCGCGGAGGACCGGCACAGCTTGCGAGCCCGGGGCCACAAGCGGCAGGTGCTGCTGCTGGACGAGGCCTCGCGCGCGGCGCTGGACGTGCCGGTGGGGGCGCTGAAGGAGAACGTGCTGGTGGAGGGGCTGCCGCTGGACGCCCTGCCCCCGGGCCAGCGGCTGGCGCTGGGTGACGAGGTGGTGGTGGAGCTGACCGAGCCGTGCGTGCCGTGCTGGAAGCTGGATGCACTGCGGCCGGGCCTCTTGAAGGAGAGCTGGGGCCGGCGCGGGCAGCTCGCCCGGGTACTGAGGGGCGGCACCGTGCGGGAGGGAGACGGCGTGCGCCTCCTGGACGTCAACCCGGAGGCGCCGCGCATCATCCGTCCGAAGCTGCCCTGA
- a CDS encoding LysR family transcriptional regulator, translated as MARLDVNRSGEMEVFVRVVELGGFSAAARAYRMTPSAVSKLVARLEARLGARLINRSTRALQLTPEGVTFYERSVRVLAELDEAERGAATSAEPQGRLRVSASVPFGTHFLLPLVPEFLALHPAVCLDLVLTDTVVDLLEARTDVAIRHGPLKSSDLVARKLGEPGMVVVGSPAYLKRHGTPKTPRELEGHNRIGFGFARAVDGWPFVDRGVALMVAAHGNAQVSNGEALRQLVLAGLGLGRLARFQVKDDLAAGRLVPLLEDYNPGDKDAVHAVFMGAGGQLPSRVRAFLDFLAEKVRM; from the coding sequence ATGGCGCGTCTGGACGTCAACCGCTCGGGAGAGATGGAGGTGTTCGTCCGCGTCGTCGAGCTCGGTGGCTTCTCGGCCGCGGCGCGCGCGTACCGGATGACGCCGTCCGCGGTGAGCAAGCTCGTCGCCCGCCTGGAGGCCCGGCTGGGCGCGCGGCTCATCAACCGCTCCACGCGGGCCCTCCAGCTCACACCCGAGGGCGTCACCTTCTACGAGCGCAGCGTCCGCGTCCTCGCGGAGCTGGACGAGGCGGAGCGTGGCGCCGCCACCAGCGCCGAGCCCCAGGGCCGGCTGCGGGTGAGTGCCAGCGTGCCCTTCGGGACGCACTTCCTGCTGCCGCTCGTCCCCGAGTTCCTGGCGCTCCATCCCGCCGTGTGCCTGGACCTCGTCCTCACCGACACCGTCGTAGACCTGCTGGAGGCGCGCACCGACGTGGCCATCCGCCACGGGCCGCTGAAGAGTTCGGACCTGGTCGCGCGCAAGCTCGGCGAGCCGGGCATGGTCGTCGTCGGCTCACCCGCCTACCTGAAGCGCCACGGGACGCCGAAGACGCCCCGGGAGCTGGAAGGGCACAACCGCATCGGCTTCGGCTTCGCGCGCGCGGTGGATGGCTGGCCGTTCGTGGACCGGGGCGTGGCGCTGATGGTGGCTGCACACGGCAACGCCCAGGTGAGCAATGGCGAGGCGCTGCGGCAGCTCGTGCTCGCGGGCCTGGGCCTGGGACGGCTCGCGAGGTTCCAGGTGAAGGACGACCTCGCCGCGGGCCGGCTGGTGCCGCTGCTGGAGGACTACAACCCCGGCGACAAGGACGCCGTGCATGCGGTCTTCATGGGGGCGGGCGGACAGCTGCCCTCCCGCGTGCGCGCGTTCCTGGACTTCCTGGCGGAGAAGGTCCGGATGTGA
- a CDS encoding antibiotic biosynthesis monooxygenase family protein, with protein MIAVIFEVQVREEGQREYLDTAAKLRPLLEKVDGFLSIERFQSLSQPGKLLSLSFWRDEQAVQAWRQLEEHRAAQARGRASVFEDYRLRVASVLRDYGLSERAEAPGDSRGVHG; from the coding sequence ATGATTGCCGTCATCTTCGAGGTGCAGGTCCGGGAGGAAGGTCAGCGCGAGTACCTGGACACGGCGGCGAAGCTCCGTCCGCTGCTGGAGAAGGTGGACGGGTTCCTCTCCATCGAGCGCTTCCAGAGCCTGTCCCAGCCGGGGAAGCTCCTGTCGCTGTCGTTCTGGCGGGACGAGCAGGCCGTGCAGGCCTGGCGCCAGTTGGAGGAACACCGCGCCGCCCAGGCGAGGGGGCGGGCCTCCGTCTTCGAGGACTACCGGCTCCGCGTCGCCAGCGTGCTCCGGGACTATGGCCTATCCGAGCGCGCTGAGGCGCCCGGCGACAGCCGCGGCGTCCACGGCTGA
- a CDS encoding cytochrome P450 — MSQPRDAVAAATHPDPYPYYAELVARRPFYKDAALGLWVASSARAVTAVLMEPACRVRPSSEPVPRALLGSSAADVFRHLVRMNDGEGHCPMKGAVSAFLDAFDERRVLDETRRRARLLAGSGRLREWTFQLPVSVVGGLLGLPDDSLPHVARWTEDFVRGIAPGASPGQVERAGSAAARLLAVFRTALDGPLARLAGQVERFGPAGLEAVLANVVGFLSQTYDATAGLLGNAVVALSRQSSLLGATSAETLLPAFLDEVLRFDSPVQNTRRFLAADAVIEGQALRAGDVVLVVLAAANRDPEANADPERFDLHRQARRVFSFGVGAHACPGQALAKVIARGALEALLAAGLEVRDFTYLPSVNGRIPLFSESELQP, encoded by the coding sequence ATGTCGCAGCCGAGAGACGCGGTCGCCGCGGCGACCCACCCGGACCCGTACCCCTATTACGCGGAGCTGGTGGCGCGCCGGCCCTTCTACAAGGACGCCGCGCTGGGGCTGTGGGTGGCCTCGAGCGCCCGGGCGGTGACGGCGGTGCTGATGGAGCCCGCGTGCCGCGTACGACCTTCGTCGGAGCCGGTGCCCCGAGCGCTGCTCGGCTCGTCCGCCGCGGACGTCTTCCGGCACCTCGTCCGGATGAATGACGGGGAGGGGCACTGCCCCATGAAGGGGGCGGTCTCCGCGTTCCTGGACGCCTTCGACGAGCGTCGGGTCCTGGACGAGACGCGGCGGCGGGCACGCCTGCTCGCCGGCTCCGGGCGGCTTCGGGAATGGACGTTCCAGCTGCCGGTGTCGGTGGTGGGGGGCCTGCTCGGGCTGCCGGATGACTCGCTTCCGCATGTCGCCCGGTGGACGGAGGACTTCGTCCGGGGCATCGCGCCTGGCGCCAGTCCCGGGCAGGTGGAGCGGGCGGGGAGCGCCGCGGCGCGGCTGCTGGCGGTGTTCCGCACGGCGCTGGATGGCCCGCTGGCGCGGCTGGCGGGGCAGGTGGAGCGCTTCGGGCCGGCGGGGCTGGAGGCGGTGCTCGCCAACGTCGTCGGGTTCCTGTCCCAGACGTACGACGCGACGGCGGGTCTGCTCGGCAATGCGGTGGTGGCGTTGTCGAGGCAGTCGTCTCTGCTCGGAGCGACCAGCGCCGAGACGCTCCTGCCCGCGTTCCTCGACGAGGTGCTCCGGTTCGACTCGCCGGTGCAGAACACCCGTCGCTTCCTCGCGGCGGACGCAGTCATCGAAGGACAGGCGCTGCGGGCCGGGGACGTCGTCCTCGTCGTCCTGGCCGCCGCCAACCGGGACCCGGAGGCCAACGCCGACCCCGAGCGGTTCGACCTCCACCGGCAGGCGCGGCGCGTCTTCTCCTTCGGCGTCGGCGCGCACGCCTGTCCGGGGCAGGCACTGGCGAAGGTCATCGCCCGTGGCGCCCTGGAGGCGCTGCTCGCGGCGGGCCTGGAGGTCCGCGACTTCACCTACCTGCCGTCCGTGAACGGCCGCATCCCCCTCTTCAGCGAGAGCGAGCTCCAGCCATGA
- a CDS encoding M48 family metalloprotease: MAPRLRVLSLLLLSLTTCVRNPATGERMLSLVSKDEEIALGRQGAQDVRQSIGLLDDAKVQEYVARVGLPMAKRSERQDIPWSVQAVDDPVVNAFALPGGPVFVTRGLLTHLNSEAELASVLGHEIAHITARHSVEQLSKAQLAQVGLVVGSVISEDVAKYGGLAAAGLQLLFLKYGRDDERQSDELGFRYMLESGYDVRDAANVFETLGRVGEAAGGGGLPSWLSTHPNPEDRVQAARQRAEQAGVDVSKLKQGRDEYLAMLQGMAYGEDPRQGFFQGSVFLHPGLRFQLTFPQGWKTANQTQAVLGVSPREDAIVGLAPAGKLAPQEALRTFLSQQGIQPLDAAPAGYPPGTAYFQAQTQQGVIRGVTTFLTHAGTTFQLLGYTPAEGLATYDDAFRSTFSSFRELTDAAALAVQPARLELVKLDTAMTVQQFNERHPSTIPVEELALINGVRPGDTLPAGRTVKRVTGGVKLKPSP; encoded by the coding sequence ATGGCCCCACGACTCCGGGTGCTGTCCCTGCTGCTGCTCTCGCTGACCACGTGTGTGCGCAACCCCGCCACGGGTGAGCGCATGCTGTCCCTCGTGTCCAAGGACGAGGAAATCGCCCTCGGCCGGCAGGGCGCACAGGACGTGCGTCAGTCCATCGGCCTGCTCGACGACGCGAAGGTGCAGGAGTACGTGGCCCGGGTGGGCCTGCCCATGGCGAAGCGCTCGGAGCGGCAGGACATCCCGTGGAGCGTGCAGGCGGTGGACGACCCGGTGGTGAACGCCTTCGCGCTGCCGGGCGGCCCCGTCTTCGTCACCCGCGGGCTGCTCACCCACCTCAACTCGGAGGCGGAGCTGGCGTCGGTGCTGGGCCACGAAATCGCGCACATCACCGCGCGGCACTCCGTGGAGCAGCTCTCCAAGGCCCAGCTCGCCCAGGTGGGCCTGGTGGTGGGCAGCGTCATCAGCGAGGACGTCGCGAAGTATGGCGGGCTGGCCGCCGCGGGCCTCCAGCTCCTCTTCCTCAAGTACGGCCGCGACGACGAGCGCCAGTCGGACGAGCTGGGCTTCCGCTACATGCTGGAGTCCGGCTACGACGTGCGCGACGCCGCCAACGTCTTCGAGACGCTGGGCCGCGTCGGTGAGGCCGCCGGCGGTGGCGGCCTGCCCTCGTGGCTGTCCACGCACCCCAACCCGGAGGACCGCGTCCAGGCCGCGCGCCAGCGCGCCGAGCAGGCCGGGGTGGACGTCAGCAAGCTGAAGCAGGGGCGCGACGAGTACCTCGCCATGCTCCAGGGCATGGCCTACGGCGAGGACCCGCGGCAGGGCTTCTTCCAGGGCAGCGTCTTCCTCCACCCGGGCCTGCGCTTCCAGCTCACCTTCCCGCAGGGGTGGAAGACGGCGAACCAGACGCAGGCGGTGCTCGGCGTCAGCCCTCGCGAGGACGCCATCGTCGGCCTGGCACCGGCGGGAAAGCTGGCGCCGCAGGAGGCGCTCCGGACGTTCCTCTCGCAGCAGGGAATCCAGCCGCTGGACGCGGCGCCCGCGGGCTACCCGCCGGGCACGGCGTACTTCCAGGCGCAGACCCAGCAGGGCGTCATCCGCGGCGTCACCACCTTCCTCACGCACGCGGGCACCACGTTCCAGCTGCTGGGCTACACCCCGGCGGAGGGGCTCGCCACCTACGACGACGCCTTCCGCTCCACCTTCAGCAGCTTCCGCGAGCTGACCGACGCGGCCGCGCTGGCCGTGCAGCCCGCGCGCCTCGAGCTGGTGAAGCTGGACACGGCCATGACGGTGCAGCAGTTCAACGAGCGCCACCCCTCCACCATCCCCGTGGAGGAACTGGCCCTCATCAACGGCGTTCGGCCCGGGGACACCCTGCCCGCGGGCCGCACGGTGAAGCGAGTCACGGGTGGGGTGAAGCTGAAGCCCTCACCGTGA
- a CDS encoding right-handed parallel beta-helix repeat-containing protein has product MEIHAWVRGLLVMGLLLAAPGARAADFYVDPVNGSPDGDGTAARPWRTLREVLNAGLVESQSWEWLPYAEGRPLVPRNPGAPVKAGDTLWLRSGYHGEVEVTSFYNTGYITVAAQSGHQPRLGRLLVRSSSHWVFRGLDISTEYLPVYDKWPLVHVEWHSYRGPVHHITLEGNVIKAVADVSGFTAADWVAKMGDGIIADGWDIVIRGNHVKNVHYGIKVGAHDVLVECNTVENFMGDGLRGLGDNSVFQYNTVKNCYQVNDDHLDGFQSWTVGPGGVGKGEQRNVVLRGNYIRNYEDRAQPYRCALQGIGNFDGTFVDWVVENNVIITDHHHAITFMGARNVRVVNNTVLEPHDALGPPGPPWIRVAEHKNGTPPEACVVRNNLAPNYANADVGVTVDHNLLVTDPAAVYVNPITYDLRLKPGSPAIDVGSASLAPVIDIEGVARPQGAGVDLGAYERALTPSMGANVPQCAAFQALRSR; this is encoded by the coding sequence ATGGAGATTCACGCATGGGTGCGCGGGCTGCTCGTGATGGGGCTGCTGCTCGCGGCCCCGGGCGCGCGGGCAGCGGACTTCTACGTGGACCCCGTGAATGGCAGTCCCGACGGAGACGGCACCGCGGCGCGCCCCTGGCGGACGCTGCGGGAGGTGCTCAACGCCGGGCTGGTGGAGAGCCAGAGCTGGGAGTGGCTGCCCTACGCGGAAGGAAGACCGCTGGTGCCACGCAACCCGGGGGCGCCGGTGAAGGCGGGAGACACCCTGTGGCTGCGCAGTGGCTACCACGGCGAGGTGGAGGTCACGAGCTTCTACAACACCGGCTACATCACGGTGGCCGCCCAGTCCGGGCACCAGCCCCGGCTGGGGCGCCTGCTGGTGCGCTCCAGCTCGCACTGGGTCTTCCGGGGGTTGGACATCAGCACGGAGTACCTGCCCGTCTACGACAAGTGGCCCCTGGTGCACGTCGAGTGGCACAGCTACCGGGGGCCCGTGCACCACATCACCCTGGAGGGGAACGTCATCAAGGCCGTGGCCGACGTGTCTGGCTTCACGGCGGCGGACTGGGTGGCGAAGATGGGCGACGGAATCATCGCGGACGGCTGGGACATCGTCATCCGTGGCAACCACGTGAAGAACGTCCACTACGGCATCAAGGTGGGCGCCCACGACGTGCTGGTGGAGTGCAACACCGTGGAGAACTTCATGGGAGACGGGCTGCGCGGCCTGGGTGACAACTCCGTGTTCCAATACAACACGGTGAAGAACTGCTACCAGGTGAATGACGACCATCTGGACGGGTTCCAGTCATGGACCGTCGGGCCCGGGGGCGTGGGGAAGGGCGAGCAGCGCAACGTCGTCCTGCGGGGCAACTACATCCGCAACTACGAGGACCGGGCCCAGCCGTACCGCTGCGCGCTCCAGGGCATCGGCAACTTCGACGGCACCTTCGTGGACTGGGTCGTCGAGAACAACGTCATCATCACGGACCACCACCACGCCATCACCTTCATGGGCGCTCGCAACGTGCGCGTGGTGAACAACACGGTGCTGGAGCCGCATGACGCCCTGGGCCCGCCCGGCCCGCCGTGGATTCGCGTGGCGGAGCACAAGAACGGCACCCCGCCCGAGGCCTGCGTGGTGCGCAACAACCTGGCGCCCAACTATGCCAACGCCGACGTGGGCGTGACGGTGGACCACAACCTCCTGGTGACGGACCCGGCCGCCGTCTACGTGAATCCCATCACGTATGACTTGCGCCTCAAGCCCGGCTCACCCGCCATCGACGTGGGGAGCGCCAGCCTGGCGCCCGTCATCGACATCGAGGGGGTCGCGAGGCCCCAGGGCGCGGGTGTAGACCTGGGGGCGTACGAGCGGGCGCTGACGCCGTCCATGGGCGCAAACGTTCCTCAGTGCGCCGCGTTCCAGGCGCTTCGCTCGCGCTGA
- a CDS encoding DUF3293 domain-containing protein, with the protein MSYSERQRLLEAYRSTRYVVRPHPTTGSLEQVLRVGALHPALDTALAARGHREWAFLTAWNPGSLQRGEEENRRAQERLVSQLVAGGWVVASAIGEAEDGSWSEQSLFVPGLPRAEAERFGRAYGQVAVLVGRAGTPAELLLCEDVRP; encoded by the coding sequence ATGAGCTACTCCGAGCGCCAACGATTGCTGGAGGCCTACCGGTCGACGCGGTACGTCGTCCGCCCCCATCCGACGACCGGGAGCCTGGAGCAGGTGCTGCGAGTGGGCGCGCTGCACCCGGCGCTGGACACGGCGCTGGCGGCGCGGGGGCACCGGGAGTGGGCCTTCCTGACTGCGTGGAACCCCGGCTCCCTGCAGCGCGGTGAGGAGGAGAACCGCCGCGCGCAGGAGCGCCTGGTCTCGCAGCTCGTCGCCGGCGGCTGGGTGGTGGCGTCTGCGATTGGAGAGGCCGAGGACGGGAGCTGGTCCGAGCAGAGCCTCTTCGTCCCGGGCCTGCCCCGCGCGGAGGCCGAGCGCTTCGGCCGCGCCTACGGGCAGGTGGCGGTGCTGGTGGGTCGCGCCGGAACCCCGGCGGAGCTGCTGCTCTGCGAGGACGTACGGCCGTAG
- a CDS encoding SDR family oxidoreductase has translation MRMKNKVALVVGAHGVIGRNLIDHLATLDDWEVIGLSRRGGASSGRVRYLEVDLLDRDDTRKKLAGLTQVTHIFYAAYQDRPTWAELVPPNLAMLVNVVDAVEPVAPGLRHISLMQGYKVYGAHLGPFKTPARETDANHMPPEFNVDQQAFLEARQRGKAWSWSALRPSVVCGFALGNPMNLAMVIAVHAAMSKELGLPLRFPGRPGAYDALLEMTDAGLLAKATVWAATDERCANQAFNINNGDLFRWSELWPKIARFFELEVAPPLPMSLGVVMADKEPLWNAMVEKHGLARHAYKDVSSWRFGDFVFAWDYDVFADGTKARRSGFHEFVETEAMFLRIFQDLRRRKVIP, from the coding sequence ATGAGAATGAAGAACAAGGTCGCGCTGGTCGTCGGCGCGCACGGAGTCATCGGCCGCAACCTCATCGACCACCTCGCGACGCTCGACGACTGGGAGGTCATCGGCCTGTCTCGCCGGGGAGGCGCCTCGTCGGGCCGCGTCCGGTATCTCGAGGTGGACCTGCTGGACCGGGACGACACCCGGAAGAAGCTGGCGGGCCTCACCCAGGTGACGCACATCTTCTACGCCGCGTACCAGGACCGGCCCACGTGGGCGGAGCTGGTGCCGCCCAACCTGGCCATGCTCGTCAACGTCGTGGACGCGGTGGAGCCGGTGGCGCCCGGCCTGCGGCACATCAGCCTGATGCAGGGCTACAAGGTCTACGGCGCGCACCTGGGCCCGTTCAAGACGCCGGCCCGGGAGACGGACGCGAACCACATGCCTCCCGAGTTCAACGTGGACCAGCAGGCCTTCCTGGAGGCGCGGCAGCGGGGCAAGGCGTGGAGCTGGTCGGCGCTGCGCCCCTCGGTGGTGTGCGGCTTCGCGCTCGGCAACCCGATGAACCTGGCCATGGTCATCGCCGTCCATGCGGCCATGTCGAAGGAGCTGGGGCTGCCGCTGCGCTTCCCGGGCAGGCCGGGCGCGTACGACGCCCTGCTGGAGATGACGGACGCGGGGCTGCTGGCGAAGGCCACCGTCTGGGCCGCGACCGACGAGCGCTGCGCCAACCAGGCGTTCAACATCAACAACGGCGACCTGTTCCGGTGGAGCGAGCTGTGGCCGAAAATCGCCCGCTTCTTCGAGCTGGAGGTGGCGCCCCCGCTGCCCATGTCGCTCGGCGTCGTCATGGCGGACAAGGAGCCGCTGTGGAACGCCATGGTGGAGAAGCACGGGCTGGCGCGGCACGCCTACAAGGACGTGTCGTCCTGGCGCTTCGGCGACTTCGTCTTCGCGTGGGACTACGACGTGTTCGCCGACGGCACCAAGGCGCGCCGGTCCGGCTTCCATGAGTTCGTGGAGACGGAGGCAATGTTCCTGCGAATCTTCCAGGACCTCCGCCGCCGGAAGGTCATTCCCTGA
- the fumC gene encoding class II fumarate hydratase: MSTKNVRIEKDTFGPIEVPAERLWGAQTQRSLQNFAISTERMPPALIRALTLVKKAAALVNQENGTLAKDKGDAIVRAADEVLAGKHDGDFPLSIWQTGSGTQTNMNVNEVLANRASELLGGERGEARKVHPNDDVNKGQSSNDVFPTAMSVAAVTALGEQVIPELKALRDVLADKSRAFKDVVKIGRTHLQDATPLTLGQEVSGYVAQLDHALAHLELSLPHLCELALGGTAVGTGLNAPRGYAARVAQEIARLTGHPFVTAPNKFEALAANDALVHAHGGLKGLAAALFKVANDIRWLSSGPRSGLGEITIPENEPGSSIMPGKVNPTQSEAMTMLCAQVMGNDVAISVGGASGNFELNVFKPLIIHNVLQSCRLLADGMRSFRLHCAVGIEPNMPRIKENLERSLMLVTALNPHIGYDNAAKIAKTAHKQGKTLKEVAVELGLLTAEQFDQWVRPEAMTGQKD, encoded by the coding sequence GTGAGCACGAAGAACGTTCGCATCGAGAAGGACACCTTCGGCCCCATCGAGGTGCCCGCCGAGCGCCTCTGGGGCGCGCAGACGCAGCGCAGCCTCCAGAACTTCGCCATCTCCACCGAGCGCATGCCGCCCGCCCTCATCCGCGCGCTCACCCTGGTGAAGAAGGCCGCCGCGCTCGTCAACCAGGAGAACGGCACCCTGGCGAAGGACAAGGGCGACGCCATCGTCCGGGCCGCCGACGAGGTCCTCGCCGGCAAGCACGACGGCGATTTCCCCCTGAGCATCTGGCAGACGGGCAGCGGCACCCAGACGAACATGAACGTCAACGAGGTGCTGGCCAACCGCGCCTCGGAGCTGCTCGGCGGTGAGCGCGGCGAGGCCCGCAAGGTCCACCCCAACGACGACGTCAACAAGGGGCAGAGCTCCAACGACGTCTTCCCCACCGCGATGAGCGTGGCCGCCGTCACCGCCCTCGGCGAGCAGGTCATCCCCGAGCTGAAGGCCCTGCGCGACGTGCTCGCAGACAAGTCCCGCGCCTTCAAGGACGTGGTGAAGATTGGCCGCACCCACCTCCAGGACGCCACCCCGCTGACGCTGGGGCAGGAGGTCAGCGGCTACGTGGCCCAGTTGGACCACGCCCTGGCCCACCTGGAGCTGAGCCTGCCGCACCTGTGCGAGCTGGCCCTGGGCGGCACCGCCGTGGGCACCGGGCTCAACGCGCCCCGGGGCTATGCCGCGCGCGTCGCGCAGGAGATTGCCCGCCTCACCGGCCACCCCTTCGTCACCGCGCCCAACAAGTTCGAGGCGCTCGCCGCCAATGACGCCCTCGTCCACGCCCACGGCGGCCTCAAGGGACTGGCGGCCGCGCTCTTCAAGGTGGCCAACGACATCCGCTGGCTGTCCTCCGGGCCGCGCTCCGGCCTGGGCGAAATCACCATTCCGGAGAACGAGCCGGGCAGCTCCATCATGCCGGGCAAGGTGAACCCCACCCAGAGCGAGGCGATGACCATGCTCTGCGCCCAGGTGATGGGCAACGACGTGGCCATCTCCGTGGGCGGCGCGTCCGGCAACTTCGAGCTCAACGTCTTCAAGCCCCTCATCATCCACAACGTCCTGCAGAGCTGCCGGCTGCTCGCGGACGGGATGCGCAGCTTCCGCCTCCACTGCGCCGTGGGAATCGAACCCAACATGCCGCGCATCAAGGAGAACCTGGAGCGCAGCCTGATGCTCGTCACCGCCCTCAACCCGCACATCGGCTACGACAACGCCGCGAAGATCGCCAAGACGGCCCACAAGCAGGGCAAGACGCTCAAGGAGGTCGCCGTCGAGCTGGGGCTGCTCACCGCCGAGCAGTTCGACCAGTGGGTCCGTCCAGAGGCCATGACGGGCCAGAAGGACTGA
- the clpP gene encoding ATP-dependent Clp endopeptidase proteolytic subunit ClpP: MNVPFVIETTHRGERAYDLYSRLLKDRIIMLGTPVNDDVANIIVAQLLFLESEDPDKGINLYINSPGGSVTAGLAIYDTMQYVKCPVSTICVGQAASMGALLLLAGAKGKRYALPNSRIMIHQPLGGAQGQATDIDIQAKEILRLRAYINGLIVKHTGHTIERIEKDTERDYFMSAEDARQYGLIDEVVEKQRIMTPAAGK; the protein is encoded by the coding sequence ATGAACGTCCCCTTCGTCATTGAGACCACGCACCGCGGCGAGCGGGCGTACGACCTCTACAGCCGGCTCCTCAAGGACCGCATCATCATGCTGGGTACGCCCGTCAACGACGACGTGGCGAACATCATCGTGGCCCAGCTCCTGTTCCTGGAGTCCGAGGACCCCGACAAGGGCATCAACCTCTACATCAACTCGCCGGGTGGCTCGGTGACGGCCGGGCTCGCCATCTACGACACCATGCAGTACGTGAAGTGTCCGGTGTCGACCATCTGCGTCGGGCAGGCGGCCTCCATGGGCGCGCTGCTGCTGCTGGCCGGGGCGAAGGGCAAGCGGTACGCGCTCCCCAACAGCCGCATCATGATTCACCAGCCGCTGGGCGGCGCGCAGGGCCAGGCCACGGACATCGACATCCAGGCCAAGGAAATCCTCCGCCTGCGCGCCTACATCAACGGCCTCATCGTGAAGCACACGGGCCACACCATCGAGCGCATCGAGAAGGACACCGAGCGCGACTACTTCATGAGCGCCGAGGATGCCCGGCAGTACGGCCTCATCGACGAGGTGGTGGAGAAGCAGCGCATCATGACCCCGGCCGCCGGGAAGTAG
- a CDS encoding pyridoxamine 5'-phosphate oxidase family protein encodes MATQFPQLEPIHRDFILRQRMFFTASAASTGRVNVSPKGLDSLRVLGPSEVVYLDLTGSGNETAAHLRADGRLTLMFCAFEGPPMILRLFGRGQVLRRGSPEYTRLLASEFGGVEPLGARQMVKLDIDLVQKSCGYSVPLYEYTEDRPTLTRWAENKGEEGLEEYRRKKNAHSIDGLPTGLFDEGET; translated from the coding sequence ATGGCCACCCAGTTCCCGCAGCTCGAGCCCATCCACCGCGACTTCATCCTGCGCCAGCGGATGTTCTTCACCGCCTCCGCCGCCAGCACCGGGCGGGTGAACGTCTCGCCGAAGGGGCTCGACTCGCTTCGCGTGCTCGGCCCCAGCGAGGTCGTCTACCTGGACCTCACCGGCAGTGGGAATGAGACGGCCGCGCACCTGCGCGCCGACGGACGCCTCACCCTCATGTTCTGCGCCTTCGAGGGGCCGCCCATGATTCTGCGCCTCTTCGGACGGGGCCAGGTGCTGCGCCGGGGCAGCCCCGAGTACACCCGGCTGCTGGCCTCCGAGTTCGGCGGCGTGGAGCCGCTGGGGGCGCGACAGATGGTGAAGCTCGACATCGACCTCGTGCAGAAGTCCTGTGGCTACAGCGTGCCCCTCTACGAGTACACCGAGGACAGGCCCACGCTCACGCGCTGGGCGGAGAACAAGGGCGAGGAGGGGCTGGAGGAGTACCGGCGCAAGAAGAACGCGCACAGCATCGACGGCCTGCCCACGGGCCTCTTCGACGAGGGTGAGACGTAG